From Aegilops tauschii subsp. strangulata cultivar AL8/78 chromosome 5, Aet v6.0, whole genome shotgun sequence:
GTCTCATTGTTATTTTCAGCATGACCATTCTTTGCTTTAGGACCATCATGTGCTTTCTGCAATTGAGGTTCAGTTTAGTTGTAAGTAAACTTATAGAAAACATAGACCTTGTTTGATAACACAGCAGAAATTTATGTGCGCATGCACACACCTTAGCAACTGTGTGCTCATGTGGTGAAGATAAACTGGTGCAACCCTCTTTGGTTCTTGCGCAATTGCTAGGATGCAATTCCTGGTTAGTCTTGTTCGGTAAAGTTGATTCTGCACACCCTTGATTTATCCTATCATTTTTTTCAGTGTGCGCTTTCTACAGTTGAGGTTTAGTTCAGTTGTAAGTAAACATACACAAAACATAGACATTGTTTGACAAAGAATCAGAAGTTTATGCATACAGACACACCTTAGAAACCATGTGTGGTAAAGATGAACCAGTGCAATCCTCTTTGGTTCTGGAAGAAAAGCTAGGATGCAATTCCTGGGCAGTAATCTGCTTATCCAGTAAAGTTAATTCTGCACTTCCTTCATTGGTGTAATCGTCTTTGGTTGATTCTGCGCAGCCTTGATTGTCCTTATCAAACATTTCAATGCGTGCCTTCTACATTTGAGGTTCAGTTCAGTACGACATAAACATACAGAATCATAAGCATTGGTTGATAACGAAGTAAAAAAAAATGCGCACACACCTTAGCAACCATGTGTGGTAAAGATAAACCAGTGTAACCCTCTTTGGTTCTCACAGAAAAACTAGGATGCAATTCCTGGGTAGTGATCTGCTTGTCTGGCAAAGTTGATTCTCCACTTCCTTGATTGGCCCTATGAAACTTTTCAATGTGTGCTTTCTACAATTGAGGTTCAGTTCAGTTGTAAGTAAACTTATACAAAACATAGGTATTTTTTAATAACAAAGCAGAAATTTATGCACACACCTTAGCAACCATTTTTTCTTGTGGTAACGATAAACCGGTGTAACACTCTTTGGTTCG
This genomic window contains:
- the LOC109743726 gene encoding uncharacterized protein; translation: MFLFQVDLNERVVGSDLPNESHNEAEEYAPLSAMQELYPSDCARTKECYTGLSLPQEKMVAKKAHIEKFHRANQGSGESTLPDKQITTQELHPSFSVRTKEGYTGLSLPHMVAKKARIEMFDKDNQGCAESTKDDYTNEGSAELTLLDKQITAQELHPSFSSRTKEDCTGSSLPHMVSKVCLYA